Proteins co-encoded in one Actinomadura luteofluorescens genomic window:
- a CDS encoding TetR/AcrR family transcriptional regulator: MRFEEQTEAAVARRRKRDREATRRRILDAARDLFGEHGYDGVTVRMIAGRAEANTALVHRYFGSKAALFGEVLAGESVIRGVIAGAPEGLPRRLAEHFVRQVDQRSVTAMSRMLDRSAGHPEVKEILLRYLEDVIVEPMVAQLDGPDARARALLASTIIMGGGPVRRLVGLGDLRAADPADLTDRLTAMFSAALATPVHRGT, encoded by the coding sequence ATGCGGTTCGAGGAACAGACCGAGGCCGCGGTGGCGCGGCGGCGCAAGCGCGACCGGGAGGCGACCCGGCGCCGCATCCTGGACGCCGCCCGCGACCTGTTCGGCGAGCACGGCTACGACGGCGTCACCGTCCGCATGATCGCCGGGCGCGCCGAGGCGAACACGGCGCTGGTCCACCGCTACTTCGGCTCCAAGGCGGCGCTGTTCGGCGAGGTGCTGGCCGGGGAGTCGGTGATCCGCGGCGTCATCGCGGGCGCCCCCGAGGGGCTGCCGCGCCGGCTCGCCGAGCACTTCGTCCGGCAGGTCGACCAGCGCTCGGTCACCGCCATGTCCCGGATGCTCGACCGGTCGGCCGGCCACCCCGAGGTCAAGGAGATCCTGCTCCGCTACCTGGAGGACGTGATCGTCGAGCCGATGGTGGCGCAGCTGGACGGGCCCGACGCGCGGGCCCGGGCGCTGCTCGCGTCCACGATCATCATGGGCGGCGGTCCGGTGCGGCGCCTGGTCGGCCTCGGCGACCTGCGCGCCGCCGACCCCGCCGACCTCACCGACCGCCTCACCGCGATGTTCAGCGCCGCCCTCGCCACCCCCGTCCACCGCGGGACGTAG